GGCATGCCGTTCAGTGTTCGAGAACTTTAAAGTCAATCAAAAAAAATGCAGGAAAAGAGGCGGGAAAGATAGCTGAAATGGCTCTTCACCCAAAAAAAATTGAAAGGGGGAAATACGATATCATTTTTTCTCATCTTTCGTTTGCAAACCTAATTTCTTACATGGCAGTGCTTTCATCAGCATTTTATGTTGACAGCGGCATGTCATTTCTGGCCGGCAAAATGAAAAAAAATATCGGAAGTGAAAATATAACATTGATAGACAGCGGAATTCATCCAGATGGCATAGCATCGAGAAAATTTGATGATGAGGGGCTGGCAACAGGGGAAACGGTAATAGTGGATAAAGGACAGCTAAAATCGTATCTCCACAATACTTCAACTGCGTACAGCCACAAAACAAAAACAACCGGAAATGCCGGCATTATATACCCATCGCCATGGAACGAGGTAGTCATGCCAGGGGACGTATCCCTGGAAGAAATGCTGGAGGGAGTTGAGAGGGGCATATATGTAACCAATGTATGGTATACTCGTTTCCAGAACTACATGACCGGAGATTTTTCAACAATTGCCAGGGACGGGGCATTTTTTGTAGAGGATGGGGCAATAAGTTATCCTGTTGAGGGAATAAGAATAAGTGACAACATGCTTCGCATTCTTAAAAATGTGAAACTATTGTCAAATGACAGCAGGCAAATATGCTGGTGGGAGGTGGAAGTCCCAACATTCACGCCCCAGGTGTTGATAAAAAATGTCAATATAACGAGATCATTCATGTAATACTTTTATGGTTATCCTGTTTTCACCCGGCTCCGCGACCCAAGGCATCTTCACTTCTACATGTCCGTTTACTGGAACAGCCAGCCCTTCTATCCTGTTTTTCTCTCTTCCATTCACATACAAAATCACTTGTGCATTGCTGGCAGGGGCTTCGCCAGTATCGGCTATTTTTATGCTGGAAATGACTTTATCCCCCTCTTTAAATACTTCGGGTTCATGCTCAACACTTTCAAGTTCAACTTTCACCTTTGGCTTTCTGAGAAGGGTTGCAACGTTTATTTTCTCACTTTTGCTCCTTCTCTTTACAGGTTTGGCAAGGACATTTATGGATGCCCATTCATCCAGAGGGGCGTCTTCCGGTGCCTCAACGTGCAATACTACTTCCGCACTTTCTTCCCCCTCAAGCGTAATTACTTCCTTGTTTATATCCGCCTTCCATTTATTGGGTATATCCCCTCCTATTGCCAGCCTGTAGTTAAGTCTGTTTTTTCCCCCTCTTATTTTCTCAAGAGGATTTTTTATGGTTATCGTATAATCTGCTGAATAGCCCGGCGGAATTTCCTTCATCTGCTCCTCACAACTCAAAATCACATATTTTTTTACATAGAGGGTCAGCAGTATCACTATGACCAGCAGGGCAATAACCCCCATTACGAAGAGGGCGAACATCACCTTTCCAGATATCTTGCTCCAGAAAGATTCCCCTTCCCCGCCCCCCTCTGCCATAATAGCCTTTGTCGTTACAGATGCCGAATCGCTCTTTGAGGAACCCCGGGATTGGGCTGTCAGAGTAAGCGTGTTAGCACTTCCATTTTCCGCATCGAGGGGTATCTCAACAGATGCTGACACATCTCCACTTTCCCCGGGCTCAAGGGTGATAAATTGCTTATCAAGTGATGCCGCCCACGCCGATATTACAGAAAGGTTATAGCTGTCCCTGAGGTCACCTGTATTCCTAATAGTAAATGAATACGTGACGGTATCTCCCGGCTTGCCTTCTTTACCGCCTTCAGCACTGACGTCAACACCGTAAACGAACTCTGATACCGTTGTATTTATCCACAGAGAATCTGTTCCGGTGATTCCTTTGGCGTATATCGTGAGATTCAGAAAAGATCCTGGCTCGGCATCCTCAGGAGGTGCCACCTTCATATCAGAATAGTTGAGATAATTGGCATCAACGTTAATGGTGCTGGGATTAAGCTCCACGTGCCAATCTCCAGAATAATCGTATGATAACACAACCGTTTCGTCCTCATTGCCCTTATTCCATACGGCAATCTCATAAGTTACTTCATTTCCCGGTTTGACGGATTGTTGCTGGGGGTAGCATTCAAGTTCTATCCCCCCCTGTGTCGTATTAAAAGGCACCTTTACCAATGATGGGTGAATTGTGGAGTCATACAGGACGTTGGTCGAAAAGAAAGGAGATAAAACACTGAATGGAAAATATGAGAGTACATCCACTGTTTTCTCAACCCTTAACCCCATGGAATGGCCTGCCGAAATCGTATAATCAACATTTTTGATATTGAATGTTTTTTGCTTGACCGTCTCATTTGAAATAAAAAATATGGGGGTTGCCATTGTTGATGCTATTTCGTCCTCAACACCAGAAGATGAAACGTCCAGAAGAAATATTCTCACAACCCTGAATTGGAGGGGGATTATATCAGTCCTTAAAAAATATGCCTCTATAAAAAGAGTTATGCTCACATCGCCGTAGATTTTCTGGTCAGAACTGAAGGGGGCTGTGTACCACCTTGCGGCGCCCACATTCACATCCCGATATGAATCGGTCAGTTTGCTCGGCTCGGATGTATCCATCAGCAAGACGTTTGTGTATCCCGGCGCCGTCTCATCATGAAGATAAAACCACGCTCCATGGACTGAAGCCGGCAGGACTAATATAATGGCGAGAATGGCGAATAGGAGAATAGATGGCTTTCTGATTTTCATTTAGGAGAGTAAATGACTTTTCTTTTATATAGATTTTTTGTTAAATGTCCTGGGAAAACGCCAGAATTAACAAAAAATTTAACAGTGTGTTTTTGATTCACCTTTGCGTCCTATGTTCAAAATAACTGGCATGGAACCATTAGCTCTGCATATAAAAAGAGTGAAAATGGGCTAGTCGTTGCGGCAAATGAAGAAAGGCGATAAAAAATGAAAGATTTGAATTATATTCGTGAATATGAGAAAAGCCAGAGTTCTTTAATACCTCTGTTACAGGAGACCCAAAAGGCTTTTGGTTATTTGCCAAAGAAAGCTCTTCAGGAAATTTCGGGTTACTTGGATATTCCTCTAAGTAGAACTTATGGTGTAGCGACTTTTTACTCACAGTTTAGATTCAAACCGCTTGGAAAATATATGGTAAAGATTTGTCACGGCACCGCATGTCACGTAAATGGTGGCATAAACATCTCCCAGGCAATTAGAGGGGAGTTCGGTATTGAGGAGGGCGAAACAACAGAAGATGGCTTAGTAACCCTTGAGAGGGTTGCCTGCCTCGGCTGCTGCAGTTTGGCACCTGTAGTAATGATACATGATAAAGTTTATGGAAATCTGACACCAGATAAGGTCAGAAAACTTGCGAAGCATCTCAAAAAAGGTGAGCTGAATGATTAAGGCTATTGCCGTCGGTATGAACTCCTGCGGGGTAGCAGCTGGGGCAAAGGAAACCTATGAATCCATCAAGAAAGAGCTTAAAGAGAGGAATTTAAATGTTCCACTTAAAGTTGTTGGCTGCGTTGGGATGTGTTACAGAGAGCCCCTCGTCAGCATAGTTACAGAAGACGAAATCATAACATATGGGGGTGTAACGCCAGATGAAGTTCCCAGGATTATAGAAGAGCATGTAATAAAAGGAAAGACGATCGAAGAATGGATGGTTAAAAGGGACTGGTATGAGAATGGCATTAGAAAAACTCGGGATATTGACGGTTATTTCGAAAAGCAGAAGAAAATAGTCCTAGAAAACAGCGGCTATATCGATCCCGAAGACATAGGAGAGTATATTGCTACCGGCGGCTATAAAGCGATTGAAAAAGCTCTGGAAATGAAGCCCGGGGAGATAATTGAGAGCATTACAAAATCTGGGCTTAGAGGGCGGGGGGGCGCCGGCTTTCCCACAGGTTTAAAATGGAAATTTGTAAGGGAAGCCAGAGGTGATGTGAAGTACATTATTTGCAATGCTGATGAGGGGGATCCCGGAGCTTTCATGGACAGAAATGTTCTTGAAGGAGATCCTCACCGCGTGATAGAGGGGATGGTAATAGGCGCTTATGCAATTGGGGCCACCCAGGGATTCGTATATGCTAGGGCGGAGTATCCTCTGGCGATTAAGAGGCTAAAAAAGGCTTTGGATCAGGCAAGGGATAAAGAGTTTTTGGGAAATGATATTCTTGGAAAAGGATTCTCTTTTGGCATAAAGATAAAGGAGGGGGCCGGAGCTTTCGTTTGCGGTGAAGAAACAGCCCTGATGGCATCTATTGAGGGGAAGAGAGGAATGCCGAGGCCAAGGCCGCCGTACCCTGCTCAAAAGGGTTTGTGGGAAAAGCCGACTAACATAAACAACGTAGAAACCTGGGCGAATATTCCTTGGATTATAAATCATGGCTGGGAGGAGTATGCGAAGATCGGTACGGAGAAAAGCAGGGGAACGAAGGTTTTTGCTCTTGCAGGCAAGATAAAGAGAGGTGGAAATGTTGAGGTGCCAATGGGCCTTACGTTACGAGAAATACTTTACGAGATAGGCGGCGGGACAAAAACAGGCAAAAATATTAAAGCGGTTCAGTTAGGCGGCCCTTCAGGCGGATGCATCCCCGAGAAGCTTTTTGACATTCCTGTCGACTATGAGTCGATAACTGAAACAGGAGCGATAATGGGTAGCGGTGGAATGGTTGTGATGGATGAGGATACATGCATGGTCGACATAGCGAAATTTTTCCTTGATTTTACGGTAAAAGAATCCTGCGGAAAATGTACTTTTTGTAGACTTGGCACAAAGAGGATGTGGGAAATTTTGGATAAAATAAGCAAAGGAAATGGTGCATTAGAGGACATGAAATCCTTGGAAAAGCTGGCCCCTCAAGTTTTGGATGGCTCGCTCTGCGGTCTTGGGCAAACCGCGCCAAAACCTGTTCTGACAACGCTCAGATACTTTAAGGATGAGTATTTGGCCCATGTGGAAGAGAAGAAATGCCCTGCTAAAGTTTGTAAGGAACTCATAAAATATGTAATAAATCCTGACAAATGTGTAGGGTGCACAGCCTGTGCGAGATCCTGTCCTGCTAAGGCGATTAGTGGAGAGAAACAGAAAGCTCATAAAATTAATCAGGAGAACTGTATCAAATGCAGAACATGCTATGAAGTGTGTAAGTTTGGAGCCATAGAAATTAGGGATGCTTGTGAGGATGATTAAAATGGTCAGGATGGTGATTGACGGGAAAGAAATGGATGTTCCTGAGGATAAAACCCTTTTAACATTCCTGATGGAAAAAGGAGAACACGTACCAGGGATGTGCCATGTGCCCATGCTCGACCCCTACGGCTCTTGCAGGCTTTGTTTAGTCGAGGCTGATGGTGAAACAGTGACCGCCTGTACGCTAAAACCCAGAGAAGGTTTAAAAGTTGAGACACTCACCGATAGAATCATCGAAATGAGGCGGAGAGCTTTGGAGTTGATGCTTTCAGATCACAAAGGCGATTGCATAGGCCCTTGTCAGGACGGATGCCCTGCACATGGCGATGTGCAAGGTTACTTGGCTTTAATCGCGATGGGTAGGTATCACGAGGCTGTTAAGTTAATGAAGGAAAAATACATTCTGCCAGCAGTATTGGGTAGAGTTTGTCCCGCTTTTTGTGAAGAGAAATGCAGGCGAAATTTAGTAGACGAGCCGGTAGCAATAAGGCAGGTTAAGCGATTTGCTGCCGACTATGACTTAGAAAATGGCCCATGGATGCCCCATATCCCGCCATCGAGCGGCAAAAGAATTGCTGTGGTCGGGGGAGGGGCGGCTGGCCTGGCCTGTGCTTACTATTTAAGGGTCATGGGACATGAAGTCAGGATATTTGAGTCTATGCCCAAGCTCGGCGGAATGATGCGATATGGCATTCCGGAATACAGACTGCCCAAGAATGTGCTGGATAAAGATATAGATACCGTGACAAATACAGGGATTGAAATCGAGACCAACTGCACGGTTGGGAAGGACGTAAGCTTGGAGGTGCTCAGGGGTAAGTACGATGCACTGTTTTTGGCTGTGGGTGCTTGGAAGAGCAGAATCATGGGAATTGAAGGAGAGGGGCTGAAAGGTGTCATGCATGGAATCGACTTTCTGCGCAAGGTCAATACAGGTGAAAAAGTAGATATTGGGGAAAAAGTCATTGTCGTTGGGGGCGGGAATACTGCCATAGACGTTGCAAGGACAGCCCTAAGGTTAGGTGCAGAGGTTACCATTGTTTACAGGCGTTCGAGAATGGAAATGCCGGCAAACGAGCAGGAAGTGGAGGAGGCTGGGGAAGAGGGCGTTAGATTCCTTTTCTTGACGAACCCCGTGGGATTCTACGGGAGGAAGGAAGTCGAGAAGGTTGAACTGATAAAAATGGAGCTTGGGGAGCCCGATGCGAGCGGTCGGAGGGTACCTCTGCCTATCGAGAACTCAAACTTCATTGAGGGGGCGGATAACGTCATTCTGGCCATTGGGCAGTACTGCGATGAAGGATTTTTGAATGTCTTGGGTATTGAATCGATGAGAGGGAAAGCCACGGTTGATAACGTTACGTTACAAACAAACCTGGAAGGAGTTTTTGCAGGCGGAGATTTGGTAATGGGCCCTTCGACGGTTATTGAATCCATAGCGGAAGGCAGAAAAGCAGCCATAATGATAGATTTCTATCTAAAAAATAAGCTCGGGAAAGTTAAAGAGGCGCTCTTGGAACCTTCAAAACACATAGAGGGTATAATTAAAGACGATGAGATTTACAGTGTGGTTTTCGATTTGAGGCAATACAATCACTGGAAGTCTGTCACGGAGGAAGACTACGAGCATGTTGAGAAGATTCCAAGAATTAAAAAAAGAATCAGGGATGCAAAGGAAAGAATCGGGGACTTCATGGAGGTTGAGAGAACCATAGGAGAGAAAGAAACGTTCGAGGAAACTCGCAGGTGCGTGTCATGTGGATGCATGGAAGCTTTTAATTGTAAACTCAGAGAGTATTCCACACTCTATGATGCAAAACAAGATGCTTTTCTTGGGGAACAAAACGATTTCAAAATCGATGAGAGTCATCCACACATTACATTAGATAACAACAAATGTGTACTCTGCGGGAGGTGCGTAAACATAACGCAGGAAATTACAGGAGAGGGGGTAGTAGACTACATGTCGAGAGGATTTAAGACAAAGATTTCACCGCCTCCAGATAACTCCCTCGGGGATATGAAGGGCTATTTCCTTGGGGATATGATTGACGTATGCCCGACAGGGGCAATAACAGAAAAACCACCCTTTGTCAAGCCCGGGCCGTGGGAAACCAAATTAATCCCGACAGTTTGTAATGGATGCGGTCTGGGTTGCGAGATGAACATAGAGGTTTATGATGGAATGCTTATCAGGGCATCCTCCAAGTCGCCTTCATGGAACAATGGGCATTTGTGCGATAGGGGGAGATTTGATCGTCTTTGGGAGAGCAAAGCAGAAGAAGTGATGGTTAACGAGAATGGCCTTAAAAAAATAACTTGGGATGAAGCAGTAGAAATAATCAAGAGTCACATGAGAGACATGGCGATAGTCCTGACACCCGAAGTGATGCAGGAAGAAGCTCTGTACTTCAAGAATCTGGCTGCAAAACATAACCTCAAGATCGGTGCCCTTGTCAAGGAGGGAGTTTCCACTGCAAACTATGAGAATCTGCTTACTGCCAAGCGTATTCTCGTAAAAGCAGATTTGAAAAATTACCCCTATCTCAAGTTATTCCTGAGACAGGCTCAGAAAAACGGTGTCAGGATAGTTGAGGAGGATTATGATTTTGCTATTTTGGAAGCCCCAGCAGCATCTTTAGATGCACCTACGTTAATACTCCACCGAGGTGTCAACGAGACAGGGTTGCTAAAGTTCGGCTTACACCGTGTTCCAAAAGCGAGGAACTACCTAGTCATTGGGAATCTCAAGGAAAGGCTCGATGGTTTTACTATAATTCTTGGAAGTAGTAATGCGGCTGACATTATGTTGCCATATCCTGCTTGGGCAGAGAAAGAAGGCACAATAATAAATGATTTCAACATGGAATTGAGAGTGAACAAGGTAAGGGAGGGAAAGATGGAAGTGGAAAGACTGCTATCATCCTTGCCATAGATGAATACTTAAAAACGGGGGAGTGGAGCAAGCCGTAGCGCTTTTTAGCGATCATACAATTTTATCGCATTTGCACCCAGGGGCAGATGCATATCTTCGGCAATGCTTTTACATTTCACTTTTAGAAAGTAAGCAATTGGTTTATAATCTGTTT
This is a stretch of genomic DNA from Candidatus Thermoplasmatota archaeon. It encodes these proteins:
- the nuoE gene encoding NADH-quinone oxidoreductase subunit NuoE; its protein translation is MKDLNYIREYEKSQSSLIPLLQETQKAFGYLPKKALQEISGYLDIPLSRTYGVATFYSQFRFKPLGKYMVKICHGTACHVNGGINISQAIRGEFGIEEGETTEDGLVTLERVACLGCCSLAPVVMIHDKVYGNLTPDKVRKLAKHLKKGELND
- a CDS encoding FAD-dependent oxidoreductase yields the protein MIKMVRMVIDGKEMDVPEDKTLLTFLMEKGEHVPGMCHVPMLDPYGSCRLCLVEADGETVTACTLKPREGLKVETLTDRIIEMRRRALELMLSDHKGDCIGPCQDGCPAHGDVQGYLALIAMGRYHEAVKLMKEKYILPAVLGRVCPAFCEEKCRRNLVDEPVAIRQVKRFAADYDLENGPWMPHIPPSSGKRIAVVGGGAAGLACAYYLRVMGHEVRIFESMPKLGGMMRYGIPEYRLPKNVLDKDIDTVTNTGIEIETNCTVGKDVSLEVLRGKYDALFLAVGAWKSRIMGIEGEGLKGVMHGIDFLRKVNTGEKVDIGEKVIVVGGGNTAIDVARTALRLGAEVTIVYRRSRMEMPANEQEVEEAGEEGVRFLFLTNPVGFYGRKEVEKVELIKMELGEPDASGRRVPLPIENSNFIEGADNVILAIGQYCDEGFLNVLGIESMRGKATVDNVTLQTNLEGVFAGGDLVMGPSTVIESIAEGRKAAIMIDFYLKNKLGKVKEALLEPSKHIEGIIKDDEIYSVVFDLRQYNHWKSVTEEDYEHVEKIPRIKKRIRDAKERIGDFMEVERTIGEKETFEETRRCVSCGCMEAFNCKLREYSTLYDAKQDAFLGEQNDFKIDESHPHITLDNNKCVLCGRCVNITQEITGEGVVDYMSRGFKTKISPPPDNSLGDMKGYFLGDMIDVCPTGAITEKPPFVKPGPWETKLIPTVCNGCGLGCEMNIEVYDGMLIRASSKSPSWNNGHLCDRGRFDRLWESKAEEVMVNENGLKKITWDEAVEIIKSHMRDMAIVLTPEVMQEEALYFKNLAAKHNLKIGALVKEGVSTANYENLLTAKRILVKADLKNYPYLKLFLRQAQKNGVRIVEEDYDFAILEAPAASLDAPTLILHRGVNETGLLKFGLHRVPKARNYLVIGNLKERLDGFTIILGSSNAADIMLPYPAWAEKEGTIINDFNMELRVNKVREGKMEVERLLSSLP
- a CDS encoding TldD/PmbA family protein: MMICYAVEMAKKAGMDDAVAKLVSRKEKQIKFHKSEISTIKEWEEITLEMFMAKGKKNFMLVFENPDRKRVGKAIRDGEGIIKLLSPKERYHGLGENEKKYVDKKKYDENIDDERKILSLANKTIDDALKHAEEVAGIIYAGKETINICSSRGINENDKNSWITLSTRAFSSDKASGHAVQCSRTLKSIKKNAGKEAGKIAEMALHPKKIERGKYDIIFSHLSFANLISYMAVLSSAFYVDSGMSFLAGKMKKNIGSENITLIDSGIHPDGIASRKFDDEGLATGETVIVDKGQLKSYLHNTSTAYSHKTKTTGNAGIIYPSPWNEVVMPGDVSLEEMLEGVERGIYVTNVWYTRFQNYMTGDFSTIARDGAFFVEDGAISYPVEGIRISDNMLRILKNVKLLSNDSRQICWWEVEVPTFTPQVLIKNVNITRSFM
- a CDS encoding NADH-quinone oxidoreductase subunit NuoF, giving the protein MIKAIAVGMNSCGVAAGAKETYESIKKELKERNLNVPLKVVGCVGMCYREPLVSIVTEDEIITYGGVTPDEVPRIIEEHVIKGKTIEEWMVKRDWYENGIRKTRDIDGYFEKQKKIVLENSGYIDPEDIGEYIATGGYKAIEKALEMKPGEIIESITKSGLRGRGGAGFPTGLKWKFVREARGDVKYIICNADEGDPGAFMDRNVLEGDPHRVIEGMVIGAYAIGATQGFVYARAEYPLAIKRLKKALDQARDKEFLGNDILGKGFSFGIKIKEGAGAFVCGEETALMASIEGKRGMPRPRPPYPAQKGLWEKPTNINNVETWANIPWIINHGWEEYAKIGTEKSRGTKVFALAGKIKRGGNVEVPMGLTLREILYEIGGGTKTGKNIKAVQLGGPSGGCIPEKLFDIPVDYESITETGAIMGSGGMVVMDEDTCMVDIAKFFLDFTVKESCGKCTFCRLGTKRMWEILDKISKGNGALEDMKSLEKLAPQVLDGSLCGLGQTAPKPVLTTLRYFKDEYLAHVEEKKCPAKVCKELIKYVINPDKCVGCTACARSCPAKAISGEKQKAHKINQENCIKCRTCYEVCKFGAIEIRDACEDD